One Calonectris borealis chromosome 15, bCalBor7.hap1.2, whole genome shotgun sequence DNA segment encodes these proteins:
- the HTR4 gene encoding 5-hydroxytryptamine receptor 4 yields MEELDVNVSSSEGFGVAEKIVLLTFISAVILMAILGNLLVMVAVCRDRQLRKIKTNYFIVSLAFADLLVSVLVMPFGAIELVQDNWIYGEMFCLVRTSLDVLLTTASILHLCCISLDRYYAICCQPLVYRNKMTPLRIAVMLGGCWVIPTFISFLPIMQGWNSIGIIDLIQQRQFNKASNSTYCIFMVNKPYAITCSVVAFYIPFLLMVLAYYRIYVTAREHARQIQVLQRAGAPADGRQHHPDQHSTHRMKTETKAAKTLCIIMGCFCLCWAPFFITNIVDPFINYTVPGKLWTAFLWLGYINSGLNPFLYAFLNKSFRRAFLIILCCGDERYRRPSILGQTVPCSTTTINGSTHVLRYAVLHNRHHQEHEKLPIHNDPESQESCF; encoded by the exons ATGGAAGAACTCGATGTTAATGTGAG TTCAAGTGAGGGCTTCGGCGTAGCGGAGAAGATCGTGCTGCTCACCTTCATCTCCGCCGTTATACTGATGGCCATCCTGGGGAACCTGCTGGTGATGGTGGCCGTGTGCCGGGACAGGCAGCTCAG GAAAATCAAGACCAACTACTTCATTGTTTCCCTCGCCTTTGCGGACCTGCTGGTGTCAGTGCTGGTGATGCCCTTTGGAGCCATTGAGTTGGTTCAGGACAACTGGATCTATGGAGAGATGTTCTGCCTGGTCCGAACGTCCCTCGATGTCCTGCTCACCACGGCATCAATCCTGCACCTCTGCTGTATCTCGCTGGACAG GTACTATGCTATCTGCTGCCAGCCTCTGGTTTACAGGAACAAGATGACTCCATTGCGCATCGCTGTAATGCTTGGAGGGTGCTGGGTAATCCCgacatttatttctttcctccctatCATGCAAGGTTGGAATAGCATTGGCATCATTGATCTG atTCAGCAAAGGCAGTTCAACAAGGCTTCCAACTCCACTTACTGCATATTCATGGTCAACAAGCCATACGCCATTACCTGCTCCGTGGTGGCCTTCTACATTCCCTTCCTCCTGATGGTGCTGGCCTACTACCGCATCTACGTCACGGCCCGGGAGCACGCCCGCCAGATCCAGGTGCTGCAGCGCGCGGGGGCCCCCGCCGACGGCCGGCAGCACCACCCGGACCAGCACAGCACGCACCGCATGAAGACTGAGACCAAAGCTGCCAAGACCCTGTGCATCatcatggggtgcttctgcctgTGCTGGGCCCCCTTCTTTATCACAAACATAGTGGACCCTTTCATAAACTACACGGTGCCGGGGAAGCTGTGGACGGCTTTCCTGTGGCTGGGCTACATCAATTCAGGGTTGAACCCTTTCCTCTACGCCTTCCTGAACAAGTCTTTCAGACGTGCCTTCCTCATTATCCTGTGCTGTGGTGATGAGCGATACCGAAGGCCTTCCATCCTGGGGCAGACGGTCCCCTGTTCCACCACCACAATAAATGGATCGACTCACGTGCTAAG